A window of Micrococcus endophyticus contains these coding sequences:
- the hflX gene encoding GTPase HflX: MTEEKNPTPAGGSEDEIQAVIDRILAADDARRSEAQDRADTPGRADAETAGDADAGTPDRTSALAGRALALAEGGDGHTAADGDQDELAARHSLRRVQGLSTELEDMTEVEYRQLRLERVVLAGVWTEGTAEDAENSLRELAALAETAGSEVLDGVIQRRATPDPATYLGKGKAQELAEIVALSGADTVVVDSELAPSQRRALEDVVRVKVIDRTALILDIFAQHASSREGRAQVELAQLEYLLPRLRGWGESMSRQAGGRAAGGEGIGSRGPGETKIELDRRRIRTRMAKLRKDIAGMKPAREAKRANRRRNRVPSVAIAGYTNAGKSSLLNRLTHAGVLVENALFATLDPTVRKAMTPDGIGYTLSDTVGFVRNLPTQLVEAFRSTLEEVADADVILHVVDGSHPDPEGQISAVRSVFAEVDAHRIPEIIVLNKADAADPAVVARIRAKEPHTVVVSARTGEGIEELERAIAATIPRPDVRLELLIPFTRGELVSRLHSEDAEILAEGYEEGGTRLSVLVRQDLAPEYEDYVVDPAAS; the protein is encoded by the coding sequence ATGACTGAAGAGAAGAACCCCACCCCCGCCGGCGGCTCCGAGGACGAGATCCAGGCCGTGATCGACCGCATCCTCGCGGCCGACGACGCCCGCCGCTCCGAGGCGCAGGACCGTGCGGACACGCCCGGCCGCGCCGACGCGGAGACCGCCGGGGACGCCGACGCCGGCACCCCGGACCGGACCTCCGCGCTCGCGGGCCGCGCGCTCGCCCTCGCCGAGGGCGGCGACGGCCACACCGCGGCGGACGGCGACCAGGACGAGCTCGCCGCGCGCCACTCCCTGCGGCGCGTCCAGGGCCTGTCCACCGAGCTCGAGGACATGACCGAGGTCGAGTACCGCCAGCTGCGGCTGGAGCGCGTGGTGCTGGCCGGCGTCTGGACCGAGGGCACGGCCGAGGACGCGGAGAACTCGCTGCGCGAGCTCGCCGCGCTCGCGGAGACCGCGGGCTCCGAGGTGCTCGACGGCGTCATCCAGCGCCGCGCCACCCCGGACCCGGCCACCTACCTGGGCAAGGGCAAGGCACAGGAGCTGGCGGAGATCGTCGCCCTCTCGGGCGCGGACACCGTGGTGGTGGACTCCGAGCTCGCCCCGTCCCAGCGCCGTGCGCTCGAGGACGTGGTGCGCGTGAAGGTCATCGACCGCACCGCCCTGATCCTGGACATCTTCGCCCAGCACGCCAGCTCCCGCGAGGGCCGCGCCCAGGTGGAGCTGGCCCAGCTCGAGTACCTGCTGCCGCGCCTGCGCGGCTGGGGCGAGTCCATGTCCCGCCAGGCCGGCGGCCGCGCCGCGGGCGGCGAGGGCATCGGCTCCCGCGGCCCCGGCGAGACGAAGATCGAGCTGGACCGCCGCCGCATCCGCACGCGGATGGCGAAGCTGCGCAAGGACATCGCCGGCATGAAGCCGGCCCGCGAGGCCAAGCGCGCCAACCGGCGCCGCAACCGGGTGCCCTCGGTGGCGATCGCCGGGTACACCAACGCGGGCAAGTCCTCGCTGCTGAACCGGCTCACCCACGCCGGGGTGCTCGTGGAGAACGCCCTGTTCGCCACGCTGGACCCCACGGTGCGCAAGGCCATGACGCCGGACGGCATCGGCTACACGCTCTCGGACACGGTGGGCTTCGTGCGCAACCTGCCCACGCAGCTCGTCGAGGCGTTCCGCTCCACCCTCGAGGAGGTCGCGGACGCGGACGTCATCCTGCACGTGGTGGACGGCTCGCACCCGGACCCCGAGGGACAGATCTCGGCCGTGCGCTCCGTGTTCGCGGAGGTGGACGCCCACCGGATCCCCGAGATCATCGTGCTGAACAAGGCGGACGCGGCCGACCCGGCCGTCGTCGCCCGCATCCGCGCGAAGGAGCCCCACACCGTGGTGGTCTCCGCCCGCACGGGCGAGGGCATCGAGGAGCTGGAGCGGGCGATCGCCGCCACCATCCCGCGGCCGGACGTCCGCCTCGAGCTGCTCATCCCGTTCACCCGGGGCGAGCTCGTCTCCCGCCTCCACTCGGAGGACGCGGAGATCCTGGCCGAGGGCTACGAGGAGGGCGGCACGCGCCTGTCCGTGCTCGTGCGCCAGGACCTGGCCCCGGAGTACGAGGACTACGTCGTGGACCCGGCGGCCTCGTGA
- a CDS encoding peptidoglycan-binding protein LysM, producing MTLMTAQFAGSPAAARRRPAAIRLTRRGRLLLRGIPVMAAAAAATLAVAFLLGVLLSPAAVSADTAAPATQTVTVMPGDSLWTIATTIAPEEDVYEVIAAIDELNGLEGRAPALGEELFIPATR from the coding sequence ATGACGCTCATGACCGCACAGTTCGCCGGTTCGCCCGCGGCCGCGCGGCGGCGTCCGGCCGCCATCCGCCTGACCCGCCGCGGCCGGCTGCTGCTGCGCGGGATCCCCGTGATGGCCGCCGCCGCGGCGGCCACCCTGGCCGTGGCCTTCCTGCTGGGCGTGCTGCTGTCCCCGGCCGCCGTCTCCGCGGACACCGCGGCGCCGGCCACGCAGACCGTCACCGTGATGCCCGGGGACAGCCTCTGGACCATCGCCACCACAATCGCGCCCGAGGAGGACGTGTACGAGGTGATCGCGGCCATCGACGAGCTCAACGGCCTGGAGGGCCGCGCCCCGGCCCTCGGCGAGGAGCTCTTCATCCCGGCCACGCGGTGA
- the lexA gene encoding transcriptional repressor LexA: MATTDEQPASPAPLTDRQRRIVQTIRDAIAEHGYPPSMREIGDAAGLASLSSVTHQLGRLEQHGYIRRDPGRPRALEVLLDVDGTPLGEAAPPAAAAPSGLPAIPAWHTGAEDADTVPVPWVGRIAAGGPVLAEQQVEDVMAVPRRLTGEGELFMLRVTGDSMVDAAICDGDWVVVRRQETAENGDIVAALLDDEATVKTFRRRDGHTWLLPQNTAYEPILGDHATVMGRVVTVLRAL, from the coding sequence ATGGCCACCACCGACGAGCAGCCGGCGTCGCCCGCGCCGCTCACCGACCGCCAGCGCCGGATCGTGCAGACCATCCGGGACGCGATCGCCGAGCACGGCTACCCGCCGTCCATGCGCGAGATCGGCGACGCCGCCGGCCTGGCCTCCCTCTCCTCCGTCACCCACCAGCTGGGCCGCCTCGAACAGCACGGCTACATCCGCCGCGACCCGGGGCGCCCGCGCGCCCTCGAGGTGCTGCTGGACGTGGACGGCACGCCGCTGGGCGAGGCCGCACCGCCCGCCGCCGCCGCGCCGTCGGGACTGCCGGCCATCCCGGCCTGGCACACGGGGGCGGAGGACGCGGACACCGTGCCCGTCCCGTGGGTCGGCCGCATCGCGGCCGGCGGGCCCGTGCTCGCCGAGCAGCAGGTGGAGGACGTCATGGCGGTCCCCCGGCGCCTGACCGGCGAGGGCGAGCTGTTCATGCTGCGCGTGACCGGCGACTCCATGGTGGACGCCGCCATCTGCGACGGCGATTGGGTGGTGGTGCGTCGCCAGGAGACCGCGGAGAACGGGGACATCGTGGCCGCGCTGCTCGACGACGAGGCCACGGTCAAGACCTTCCGCCGCCGCGACGGGCACACGTGGCTGCTGCCGCAGAACACCGCCTACGAGCCCATCCTCGGCGACCACGCCACCGTGATGGGCCGCGTGGTGACGGTCCTGCGCGCCCTCTGA
- a CDS encoding GNAT family N-acetyltransferase, whose product MDYIVHPCTPEDEPSWLRCRVLAFLDTQNHDDVHAAHPVPDPDVADPADSLQWVAVVRDGPDAGTVAGILDASVGVADGDDAGLATIDTLAVHPDHLRRGLAGRLFEAVLERLPERVRHVDAWTREDEAANAWYRAHGFARDHVYLQVHLESWVDGDDVAALIRTPPALSAPVKGLFHASLEDEAWIRERFHRVVRVSRYVRPVGMTG is encoded by the coding sequence ATGGACTACATCGTCCACCCCTGCACACCCGAGGACGAGCCGTCGTGGCTGCGCTGCCGGGTCCTCGCCTTCCTCGACACCCAGAACCACGACGACGTCCACGCCGCCCACCCCGTCCCCGACCCCGACGTGGCCGACCCCGCGGACTCGCTCCAGTGGGTCGCCGTGGTGCGTGACGGGCCCGACGCCGGCACGGTCGCCGGGATCCTCGACGCCTCCGTGGGCGTCGCGGACGGCGACGACGCCGGGCTGGCCACGATCGACACCCTGGCCGTCCACCCGGACCACCTGCGTCGGGGCCTGGCCGGCCGCCTGTTCGAGGCCGTCCTGGAGCGGCTGCCCGAGCGGGTCCGGCACGTGGACGCGTGGACGCGCGAGGACGAGGCGGCGAACGCCTGGTACCGCGCGCACGGCTTCGCCCGGGACCACGTGTACCTCCAGGTCCACCTGGAGAGCTGGGTGGACGGCGACGACGTCGCGGCCCTGATCAGGACCCCGCCCGCCCTCTCGGCCCCCGTCAAGGGGCTCTTCCACGCCTCCCTCGAGGACGAGGCGTGGATCCGCGAACGCTTCCACCGGGTGGTCCGCGTGAGCCGGTACGTCCGCCCCGTGGGGATGACCGGCTAG
- a CDS encoding ATP-dependent DNA helicase: protein MSGTGTEGTTAAGEGAQPRTDHEREALRLLDAAVEATGGQQRAGQREMVLQVARALESRRHLLVQAGTGTGKSLAYLIPALQHAMTQEDPVVVATATLALQAQIMKRDAPRLVEALKDELPREPVVALVKGRSNYLCRHKVDGGYPGDEGEEALFTVADDGGLLGSAADGTGGPSSLLGKEVMYLRAWADQTETGDRDDLDVPVTDRAWRQVSVSAIDCLGASRCPMAEECFSERARADAADADVVVTNHAMLAISAFEGLAVLPAYSAVVVDEAHELQDRVTGAVTGQLSGSIVHGAATSLRKHTTVAVEDLMEAGAGLDRAFTDAPSGLLAAGPDEVQEQALNAVLSAARQCLSDLGQDKDKEADADGGRQMARSRVLEVLEVVERMLAARPEADFPEVLWATRPGRFEPGVGWQPGDESDPPQLFVAPISVAGKLREGLFGKATTVLTSATLTVGAGERRFDSVAGDVGLAGADAPRFEALDVGSPFDYPRQGVLYVARHLPRPGRTASPESLDELEALLRASGGGALGLFSSRRAAEDAAAEMRRRLGPKATVLCQGDATLSALVRQFAEEPDTSLFGTMSLWQGVDVPGNSLRLVVIDRIPFPRPDDPLSQARTRDVARHGGNGFMRISATHAAVRMAQGAGRLVRSVHDRGVVAVLDSRLATERYGGYITSALPDFWRTTDRGVVLGVLGRLAETES, encoded by the coding sequence GTGAGCGGCACGGGGACGGAGGGGACGACGGCGGCCGGCGAGGGCGCGCAGCCGCGCACGGACCACGAGCGCGAGGCCCTGCGCCTGCTGGACGCCGCCGTCGAGGCGACCGGCGGCCAGCAGCGCGCCGGCCAGCGCGAGATGGTCCTGCAGGTGGCGCGCGCCCTCGAGTCGCGCCGCCACCTGCTGGTGCAGGCCGGCACGGGCACCGGCAAGTCCCTCGCCTACCTCATCCCCGCCCTGCAGCACGCGATGACGCAGGAGGACCCCGTCGTCGTCGCCACCGCCACGCTCGCGCTGCAGGCGCAGATCATGAAGCGGGACGCCCCCCGCCTGGTCGAGGCGCTCAAGGACGAGCTGCCGCGCGAGCCGGTCGTGGCCCTGGTGAAGGGCCGCTCCAACTACCTGTGCCGGCACAAGGTGGACGGCGGCTACCCGGGGGACGAGGGCGAGGAGGCCCTGTTCACCGTGGCGGACGACGGCGGCCTGCTCGGCTCCGCCGCCGACGGCACGGGCGGTCCGAGCTCGCTGCTGGGCAAGGAGGTCATGTACCTGCGCGCCTGGGCGGACCAGACCGAGACCGGGGACCGCGACGACCTGGACGTGCCCGTGACGGACCGGGCCTGGCGCCAGGTGTCCGTCTCGGCGATCGACTGCCTCGGCGCCTCCCGCTGCCCGATGGCCGAGGAGTGCTTCTCGGAGCGGGCCCGCGCGGACGCCGCGGACGCGGACGTGGTGGTCACCAACCACGCGATGCTCGCGATCAGCGCGTTCGAGGGGCTGGCCGTGCTGCCGGCCTACTCCGCGGTGGTGGTGGACGAGGCCCACGAGCTGCAGGACCGGGTCACCGGCGCCGTCACCGGGCAGCTGTCCGGCTCGATCGTGCACGGGGCCGCCACCTCGCTGCGCAAGCACACCACCGTGGCCGTCGAGGACCTGATGGAGGCCGGGGCGGGCCTGGACCGGGCGTTCACGGACGCGCCCTCGGGCCTGCTGGCCGCCGGGCCGGACGAGGTGCAGGAGCAGGCGCTCAACGCCGTCCTCTCCGCGGCCCGCCAGTGCCTCTCGGACCTGGGCCAGGACAAGGACAAGGAAGCCGACGCGGACGGCGGACGCCAGATGGCGCGCTCGCGGGTGCTCGAGGTGCTCGAGGTGGTGGAGCGCATGCTCGCCGCCCGCCCCGAGGCGGACTTCCCGGAGGTGCTGTGGGCCACCCGCCCCGGCCGCTTCGAGCCCGGGGTCGGGTGGCAGCCCGGTGACGAGTCGGACCCGCCGCAGCTCTTCGTGGCCCCCATCTCCGTGGCCGGCAAGCTGCGCGAGGGCCTGTTCGGCAAGGCGACCACCGTGCTCACCTCGGCCACCCTGACGGTGGGCGCGGGGGAGCGGCGCTTCGACTCGGTGGCCGGCGACGTCGGCCTCGCCGGTGCGGACGCGCCCCGCTTCGAAGCGCTCGACGTCGGCAGCCCCTTCGACTACCCGCGCCAGGGCGTGCTCTACGTGGCCCGGCATCTGCCCCGCCCCGGGCGCACGGCCTCGCCGGAGTCCCTGGACGAGCTCGAGGCGCTGCTGCGCGCCTCCGGCGGCGGGGCCCTGGGCCTGTTCTCCTCGCGCCGGGCCGCCGAGGACGCGGCCGCCGAGATGCGCCGTCGGCTCGGTCCCAAGGCCACCGTGCTGTGCCAGGGCGACGCCACCCTCTCGGCCCTCGTGCGCCAGTTCGCCGAGGAGCCGGACACGTCCCTGTTCGGGACCATGAGCCTGTGGCAGGGCGTGGACGTGCCCGGGAACTCGCTCCGGCTCGTGGTGATCGACCGCATCCCGTTCCCGCGGCCGGACGACCCGCTCTCCCAGGCGCGCACCCGGGACGTGGCACGCCACGGGGGCAACGGGTTCATGCGGATCTCGGCCACGCACGCGGCCGTGCGAATGGCCCAGGGCGCCGGGCGCCTGGTGCGCTCGGTCCACGATCGCGGCGTGGTCGCGGTGCTGGACTCGCGCCTGGCCACGGAGCGCTACGGCGGCTACATCACGAGCGCCCTGCCGGACTTCTGGCGCACCACGGACCGAGGGGTGGTCCTGGGCGTCCTCGGCCGGCTGGCCGAGACGGAGTCCTGA